A window from Glandiceps talaboti chromosome 15, keGlaTala1.1, whole genome shotgun sequence encodes these proteins:
- the LOC144446290 gene encoding ADP-ribosylhydrolase ARH3-like: MALSGTSEKLLSKFRGCLAAAVAGNVLGLDFEFGVAEYTAVVEHVQSPENAFSKRGTGKTTNSQLDLTCIPLVSTKCWHGYSCSAATTSISHLFFSINNHTGKLQFAGDTAMARSIAESLIKNKGYNARDIAGRFAREYVREPFRGYGRTVVTVFDKLLDPSLEDVYKPAKDQFDGKGSYGNGGAMRVAPVALFAYHDFEEMQRIAKETTLLTHSHCYGYNGAILQCAAVHLALRHDGSPLDSEKFINTLVEYMDVIEGEHSQRVDKEESDVIPSEKMTIKPYCVKLKKVRDLMADQEPTIDTVVEMLGNGISAHKSVPTAIYSFLHCLKPTPNTSTNGLVRTITHAISLGGDTDTIATMAGAIAGAYYGMESIPENWKTCCEGMDDAVQYANQFYEHITEKESCGTYSFQI, translated from the exons ATGGCACTATCTGGTACGAGTGAAAAGTTGTTATCGAAGTTTCGGGGATGTTTGGCTGCTGCCGTGGCTGGTAACGTATTAGGGTTGGACTTCGAATTTGGTGTTGCGGAATATACAGCTGTGGTCGAACACGTTCAGTCACCCGAAAACGCGTTTTCCAAAAGAG GAACTGGGAAAACTACAAACAGCCAGCTTGATCTCACATGTATACCACTTGTATCAACTAAATGTTGGCATGGTTACTCTTG TTCCGCTGCTACTACATCTATTTCGCATCTGTTTTTTTCTATAAACAATCATACAGGTAAATTGCAGTTTGCAGGGGACACAGCTATGGCCAGGTCAATTGCTGAATCATTGATTAAGAACAAAGGATACAACGCTAGAGACATAGCTGGAAG GTTTGCAAGGGAATACGTGAGAGAACCGTTCCGTGGATACGGTAGAACTGTTGTCACTgtttttgataaattacttgACCCATCTTTAGAGGATGTGTACAAACCAGCCAAAGATCAATTTGATGGCAAGGGTTCCTATGGCAACGGTGGTGCAATGAGAGTAGCACCCGTggcattatttgcatatcacgaTTTCGAAGAAATGCAGAGG ATTGCCAAGGAGACGACCCTTCTGACGCATTCTCATTGCTATGGTTACAATGGAGCAATTTTACAATGTGCTGCAGTACATCTAGCTTTACGTCATGATGGAAGTCCTTTGGATTCAGAAAAGTTCATAAACACACTTGTAGAATATATGGATGTGATTGAAGGCGAACATTCGCAAAG AGTCGACAAGGAAGAAAGTGACGTCATTCCATCGGAAAAAATGACTATCAAACCTTACTGTGTCAAATTAAAGAAGGTTCGAGATCTTATGGCTGACCAAGAACCAACAATAGATACAGTTGTCGAAATGCTAG gtaATGGTATATCTGCACACAAATCAGTTCCTACTGCGATATATTCATTTCTACACTGTCTAAAACCCACTCCAAATACATCCACCAATGGCCTTGTCAGAACAATCACACATGCAATATCATTGGGTGGAGATACTgataccatagcaaccatggcaGGTGCCATTGCTGGTGCATATTATGGGATGGAGAGTATTCCTGAGAATTGGAAGACATGCTGTGAGGGCATGGATGATGCGGTGCAGTATGCAAATCAGTTTTATGAACATATCACAGAAAAAGAAAGTTGTGGCACGTACAGCTTCCAAATCTAA
- the LOC144446400 gene encoding ADP-ribosylhydrolase ARH3-like codes for MARSVAESLIKNRGYDAKDMAQRFAEEYKREPHRGYGANVITVFDKLLDPSLEDVYKPARDQFDGSGSYGNGGAMRVVPVALFAYHDFEEMVKLAKKTTLLTHFHRHGYNGAILQCAAVHLALHHDDKSPLDANEFLDKLIEYMDEIEGERSEGTRKKVKGEGSEGDQSDTTSKTLYCDKLKTVKNLLENKIPKVAEVVEKLGNDVSAHKSVPTAIYSFLHCLKPSPNTSTNSLVRTITHAISLGGDTDTIATMAGAIAGAYYGMESIPENWKTCCEGMDDAVQYANQFYEYVTEKESSESK; via the exons ATGGCTAGATCAGTAGCGGAATCATTAATCAAGAACAGAGGATACGATGCTAAAGACATGGCTCAAAG GTTTGCCGAGGAATACAAGCGGGAACCACACAGAGGCTATGGTGCAAATGTCATCACTgtttttgataaattacttgACCCATCTTTAGAGGATGTTTACAAACCAGCCAGAGATCAGTTTGATGGCAGTGGTTCCTATGGTAATGGTGGTGCAATGAGAGTAGTTCCTGTagcattatttgcatatcatgattTTGAAGAAATGGTCAAG CTTGCCAAGAAGACAACCCTGCTAACTCATTTCCATCGTCATGGTTACAATGGAGCCATATTACAATGTGCAGCTGTACATCTAGCATTACATCATGATGACAAATCTCCACTGGATGCAAATGAGTTTCTTGATAAACTTATAGAGTACATGGATGAGATTGAAGGTGAAAGGAGTGAAGGAACAAGAAAAAA GGTCAAAGGTGAAGGAAGTGAAGGTGACCAATCAGATACAACTTCTAAAACACTTTACTGTGACAAACTCAAGACAGTTAAAAATCTATTGGAAAACAAGATACCAAAGGTAGCTGAAGTTGTCGAAAAACTAG GTAATGATGTATCTGCACACAAATCAGTTCCTACTGCGATATATTCATTTCTACACTGTCTAAAACCAAGTCCTAATACATCCACCAATAGCCTTGTCAGAACAATCACACATGCAATATCATTGGGTGGAGATACTgataccatagcaaccatggcaGGTGCCATTGCTGGTGCATATTATGGGATGGAGAGTATTCCTGAGAATTGGAAGACATGCTGTGAGGGCATGGATGATGCGGTGCAGTATGCAAATCAATTTTATGAATATGTCACAGAAAAAGAAAGTTCAGAGTCAAAGTGA